One part of the Geoanaerobacter pelophilus genome encodes these proteins:
- a CDS encoding ammonium transporter: MKNCLRLMLLIGMLLLALCSGVYAGEAPVASLEALTDVQKYNRAIHIMAMLLVGFGFLMVFVRKYGRSALTATYLLVSVSIPLYFVKESLFAPAAPATIIDTLILAEFAAASLLICAGAVLGRMKMQQYLFLGILFVPCYALNEWLVLNGGLGLISGKVVDTGGSIVIHAFGAIFGLAVAASMTTRQEYETAIESDENSDKYSLLGSMVLWVFWPSFCAALVAPADVPKTGVNVILALCGSTLATYFASVKLRGKISAADIANATLAGGVAIGSTCDLAVPGSAFMIGILAGVVSTFGFAVIQGKLTDWSKKVDTCGVLYLHGLPGLLGGVVALFVASGINVGAQLTGIMVTVVTAAVTGLVSGKVLAVMGRRVAPYVDAEEFDGEEGEEDVVMAIAAEEPIA, from the coding sequence ATGAAAAACTGTCTCAGATTAATGCTGCTCATTGGGATGTTGCTACTCGCCTTGTGCAGTGGTGTTTATGCCGGCGAAGCGCCGGTTGCAAGCCTTGAGGCCTTGACCGATGTGCAGAAGTACAACCGAGCCATTCATATCATGGCTATGCTGCTGGTGGGCTTCGGTTTCCTCATGGTTTTTGTGCGAAAATACGGCCGGTCTGCCCTGACTGCCACATATCTGCTGGTAAGCGTCTCCATCCCTCTGTATTTCGTCAAAGAAAGCCTCTTCGCCCCGGCGGCTCCCGCAACAATTATTGATACTCTTATCCTGGCTGAATTTGCTGCAGCCAGTCTACTCATTTGTGCCGGGGCTGTGCTCGGGCGCATGAAGATGCAGCAGTATCTGTTTCTGGGTATTCTCTTCGTTCCTTGCTATGCCTTGAATGAGTGGCTTGTTCTTAATGGCGGTTTGGGCTTGATCTCTGGAAAGGTGGTGGACACCGGCGGTTCCATTGTCATCCATGCCTTTGGTGCCATCTTCGGCCTGGCAGTGGCAGCCTCCATGACTACGCGGCAGGAGTATGAAACCGCTATCGAAAGCGATGAGAACAGTGACAAGTATTCTCTCTTGGGGAGCATGGTGCTGTGGGTCTTCTGGCCGAGCTTTTGCGCGGCACTGGTAGCCCCTGCCGACGTCCCGAAAACCGGGGTCAATGTTATCCTGGCGCTCTGCGGCTCGACTCTTGCCACCTATTTCGCCTCAGTCAAACTGAGAGGGAAGATATCGGCGGCGGACATTGCCAATGCCACACTGGCCGGTGGCGTGGCTATCGGTTCCACATGCGACCTTGCTGTTCCTGGCTCTGCCTTCATGATAGGCATCCTGGCCGGAGTAGTTTCGACTTTCGGCTTCGCTGTTATCCAGGGTAAGCTCACCGATTGGTCAAAGAAGGTCGATACCTGTGGTGTCCTTTATCTCCACGGCTTGCCTGGCCTCCTCGGTGGAGTCGTTGCCCTGTTCGTGGCATCGGGAATCAATGTTGGCGCTCAGTTGACCGGTATCATGGTGACCGTTGTAACTGCTGCCGTTACCGGCTTAGTCAGCGGCAAGGTGCTTGCTGTAATGGGTAGAAGGGTAGCCCCCTATGTTGATGCTGAAGAGTTTGACGGAGAAGAGGGCGAGGAAGATGTTGTAATGGCTATTGCCGCAGAGGAACCAATTGCCTGA
- a CDS encoding CxxxxCH/CxxCH domain c-type cytochrome, whose product MPDKRIPVNFSTSLAVSLSLLAILFSPVISQAMVQCYDCHGNRSDHDNRPIDSPTNSPTRDAITGAFPGSHRTHMAGPSGATACAKCHPGSESYASGHRNGVITLAGNINNSAIVATYNNFSGSFPQTPNPELHSCTNVNCHFEQITPKWGSTPYVPVSNCNSCHGFPPADGSHPAATGSGKKHQAYYGASGSCSRCHFDHLASESPFAHATSAGKRGLAVVFATPPNNGGNYSGDVSYATYLHKTAEQRNGSCTNLYCHSNGNDGPPLVVPVWGGSLPTDCSGCHSFGGAATSLSGRHDRHTDAERYRFTCERCHKDSVDGANTIINTGLHVNRVKDVAFRDGGAYGSDKSCSNTYCHSDGRNGAPVKQVKWSDSATQQCNICHKGTASDNTAENCAAIQGVWSSGRGYCTPSLTMASNGHDRLVGQRWIRKYPCSYCHNATVAQSGTITSFTRHLNGDKDIVFDPKWNIVGRPDPTYNPVTKVCSNVYCHSDGTTNPDVVRPFAWTEPKTSCNSCHGHPREEKCSNAGCHDGRVDAIGKVWLLPAIFGNKSSYRWPLGQEWKAALPMFPNLGAGNARANSHPRHTETNFTCDECHAATIINGSCTSCHTTGIPPGSMTEVAHLNGAVHVNKTKDVVFKQGGSYNSVSKVCSNTACHVGGTDPVWGGSVNNSVICLGCHGTSNADQDSYVTFNGTRARINLTQWYATGHGRYSTSGRYPVSGNPAANFPGNPCWYCHDNTVLHNDDSNVFRLRKHPQFANRFEKECVYCHMSGLDSECLSCHNNSESLAKQLVNIPANPNASWPDGTPANCPDHATMVSGQVSCITAQCHFIDPANPTHDIKLHNSGAGLWTKDQKEDVRNQYVMMGVCLKCHDDDSSGECTSCHTAPANNPMKYAIGFDPGTGFIKPKKARASSAHFGYKHYREYKANGAWKGGKFCWDCHDPHGDSNIYMIHDQVATVTDGKSGLPLARAQVSFTRKQSGLDYARTVAPYNGICNVCHALQGAKLSKHYGSDYGDGHNSSRVCTNCHQHRFTDSHAENKPCNSCHNNKPVPRHSAFGQPRTCTTCHTGTVGNRVDVMGQFNGTSHHVQGVAVSSKQCYACHWESTPEGLIDVKHHEGYNYKTYTSVKNAKVDLVIWGPGTRPTSYRLYSTVIQYTPAVLALGNITSERQEVAKITNHCLSCHSDQNNNTQPFGDCKTPRQYSWDRQSVAARYSQTGTTSWGKYQTNGKGSVTKALSAHGNAVANQGGFDPNNGTDQSFSSTRSGAYNVTCYDCHNSHGSRVVGTTSSYVTFNGTKNGANLKETQAGKGGYTMSYKASANLASGAVNPYSAGAGQCFDCHLTKTRGTTPWGYQSTFGASQSIKGYMDSDMFGATTSPYMDRYPYKSKPVAGGHLKATSYLNHSTAGQNKINGLCTPCHDPHGTSPTLGSKQAYAVPMLKGTWMTTPYREDAANPATGGTASAYADIRQIVTEDDSKFAGLCLRCHYKNNLTNGTDHTWKSPDRVHESVKGWKTANGTIQHTFTCSKCHAPHTSELPRLMVTNCLDFNHQGRKQSGGQAGSGSCTGCNEYSGNNGAGYGGGSFPLGGGEGGASASYQVNCHPTGVWPDNTWNNKTQW is encoded by the coding sequence ATGCCTGATAAAAGAATCCCTGTAAACTTCTCAACAAGCTTGGCAGTTTCCTTGAGTTTGTTGGCGATTCTGTTTTCTCCGGTCATATCACAAGCAATGGTCCAGTGTTATGACTGCCACGGCAACCGGAGCGATCATGACAACCGTCCGATTGATTCTCCGACTAACTCTCCGACCAGGGACGCCATTACTGGCGCTTTCCCCGGGAGTCACCGAACACACATGGCGGGCCCTTCTGGGGCAACTGCCTGTGCCAAATGCCACCCCGGCAGTGAATCATACGCATCAGGGCATAGAAATGGCGTCATAACCCTGGCCGGCAACATCAACAACTCGGCAATTGTCGCAACATATAACAATTTCAGTGGTTCCTTCCCACAGACCCCAAATCCCGAACTTCACAGCTGTACCAATGTCAATTGCCACTTTGAACAGATCACGCCTAAATGGGGAAGCACTCCGTACGTTCCTGTCAGCAACTGCAACAGTTGCCACGGTTTCCCTCCTGCAGACGGCAGCCACCCGGCTGCAACCGGTTCCGGCAAAAAACACCAGGCTTATTATGGGGCTTCAGGTTCCTGTTCGCGCTGTCACTTTGACCATCTTGCTTCCGAATCGCCATTTGCCCATGCCACCAGCGCCGGCAAGCGCGGTCTGGCAGTGGTGTTCGCAACGCCCCCCAATAACGGCGGCAACTATTCAGGCGATGTCAGTTATGCGACCTATCTGCACAAAACTGCTGAGCAACGCAACGGCAGCTGCACTAATCTCTATTGCCACAGCAACGGCAACGACGGTCCGCCGCTTGTCGTCCCGGTATGGGGCGGATCACTTCCCACCGATTGCTCCGGATGCCATTCCTTCGGAGGGGCGGCAACTTCGCTCAGCGGACGTCACGACAGACACACCGATGCGGAGCGATATCGTTTCACCTGTGAGCGATGCCACAAAGACAGTGTCGATGGCGCAAACACCATCATAAACACGGGGTTGCACGTAAACAGGGTCAAGGATGTGGCGTTCAGGGATGGTGGGGCTTACGGCAGCGATAAGAGCTGCAGCAACACCTACTGTCACAGCGACGGCCGTAATGGTGCTCCGGTAAAGCAGGTGAAATGGTCGGACAGCGCAACCCAGCAGTGCAATATCTGCCACAAGGGGACGGCAAGCGATAATACTGCCGAGAATTGTGCCGCCATACAGGGCGTATGGAGCTCGGGACGCGGCTACTGCACCCCTTCGCTGACCATGGCTTCCAACGGCCACGATCGCCTGGTCGGGCAACGCTGGATACGAAAGTATCCATGTTCCTATTGCCATAACGCCACGGTTGCCCAGTCCGGCACGATCACCTCCTTTACCCGCCACCTGAACGGCGACAAGGATATTGTATTCGACCCCAAATGGAATATTGTCGGCAGGCCTGATCCCACCTATAACCCGGTGACCAAGGTATGCAGCAATGTTTACTGTCACAGTGACGGCACTACCAACCCCGACGTGGTGCGCCCCTTTGCCTGGACCGAGCCCAAAACCAGTTGCAACTCATGTCACGGGCACCCACGTGAAGAAAAATGCTCTAATGCCGGCTGTCACGACGGCAGGGTGGATGCCATCGGCAAGGTCTGGCTGTTGCCGGCAATCTTCGGCAACAAGAGCAGCTACCGCTGGCCATTGGGACAGGAGTGGAAGGCGGCGTTGCCGATGTTCCCGAACTTGGGCGCCGGCAATGCCAGGGCAAACTCCCATCCCCGCCATACAGAAACCAACTTTACCTGCGATGAATGCCATGCGGCAACCATCATCAACGGCAGTTGCACTTCTTGCCATACCACCGGGATACCACCAGGAAGCATGACCGAAGTAGCTCACCTGAACGGCGCGGTGCATGTCAACAAAACCAAGGATGTTGTTTTCAAACAGGGTGGATCCTACAACTCGGTTTCCAAAGTCTGCAGCAATACCGCATGCCATGTCGGCGGCACTGATCCGGTCTGGGGCGGATCGGTAAATAACTCCGTCATCTGTCTCGGTTGCCATGGGACATCCAATGCCGACCAGGACAGCTACGTTACTTTCAACGGCACCCGCGCCCGGATCAACCTGACCCAATGGTATGCGACCGGCCACGGTCGATATTCCACTTCCGGCCGTTACCCGGTTTCCGGGAACCCGGCGGCAAACTTCCCCGGCAACCCCTGCTGGTATTGCCACGACAATACGGTCCTGCACAATGACGATTCAAACGTATTCCGGCTGCGGAAACATCCGCAATTTGCCAACCGCTTTGAAAAAGAGTGCGTTTACTGCCACATGAGCGGATTGGACAGTGAGTGTCTCAGCTGCCACAACAATAGTGAATCCCTGGCAAAACAGCTGGTAAATATCCCGGCAAACCCCAATGCCTCCTGGCCTGACGGCACTCCGGCCAATTGTCCCGATCATGCGACAATGGTCTCGGGGCAGGTCTCCTGCATCACTGCTCAGTGTCATTTTATCGATCCGGCCAATCCGACGCACGATATCAAGTTGCACAACTCTGGGGCCGGACTCTGGACCAAGGACCAGAAGGAGGATGTGCGTAATCAGTACGTCATGATGGGGGTCTGTCTCAAGTGCCATGATGACGACAGCAGCGGCGAATGTACCTCCTGCCATACTGCGCCGGCCAACAACCCGATGAAATACGCCATCGGCTTTGATCCCGGAACCGGCTTCATCAAACCGAAGAAGGCCCGCGCCTCCTCCGCCCACTTCGGATACAAGCATTACCGGGAATACAAGGCCAACGGCGCCTGGAAGGGTGGCAAATTCTGCTGGGACTGCCACGACCCGCATGGTGACAGCAATATCTATATGATTCACGACCAGGTGGCCACAGTTACCGACGGCAAGTCAGGTCTGCCGCTGGCAAGGGCACAGGTTTCATTCACCCGCAAACAGAGCGGCCTCGATTATGCCAGGACTGTTGCTCCGTACAACGGCATCTGCAACGTCTGCCATGCGCTGCAGGGGGCGAAGCTGAGCAAGCACTACGGCAGCGATTACGGTGACGGTCACAACTCGAGCCGGGTTTGCACCAACTGCCATCAGCACCGGTTCACCGATAGTCATGCGGAGAACAAGCCCTGCAACAGCTGCCACAATAACAAACCGGTGCCTCGCCATTCAGCCTTTGGCCAGCCACGGACCTGTACCACCTGTCACACCGGGACAGTTGGCAACCGCGTCGATGTCATGGGGCAGTTCAACGGCACCTCGCACCATGTCCAGGGGGTAGCGGTCTCCAGCAAGCAGTGCTATGCCTGTCATTGGGAGTCGACGCCGGAAGGGTTGATCGACGTCAAGCATCACGAAGGGTACAACTACAAGACCTATACCTCGGTGAAAAATGCCAAGGTCGACCTGGTAATCTGGGGTCCGGGCACCAGACCTACCAGCTACCGGCTCTATTCAACAGTCATCCAGTATACCCCGGCAGTTTTGGCGCTCGGCAACATCACCAGCGAACGTCAGGAGGTCGCCAAGATCACCAATCACTGCCTCAGTTGCCACAGTGACCAGAACAACAACACCCAGCCGTTTGGCGACTGCAAAACGCCTCGGCAGTACTCATGGGACAGGCAGAGCGTTGCCGCCAGGTATTCCCAGACCGGCACGACCAGTTGGGGCAAATACCAGACAAACGGCAAGGGGAGCGTGACCAAGGCGCTCTCGGCGCATGGCAACGCGGTTGCCAACCAGGGCGGTTTCGACCCGAACAACGGCACCGACCAGAGCTTCTCCAGCACCAGAAGCGGTGCCTATAACGTCACCTGCTACGACTGCCACAACTCGCACGGTTCCCGCGTGGTCGGGACTACATCCAGCTACGTGACTTTCAACGGCACCAAAAACGGGGCCAACCTGAAGGAGACCCAGGCAGGCAAGGGCGGCTACACCATGTCGTACAAGGCATCGGCCAACCTAGCGTCCGGGGCGGTAAATCCCTACAGCGCCGGGGCCGGCCAATGTTTCGACTGTCATCTGACAAAGACACGCGGCACCACCCCGTGGGGCTATCAATCCACGTTCGGCGCATCCCAGTCGATCAAGGGCTATATGGATTCCGACATGTTCGGCGCAACCACGTCGCCTTACATGGATCGCTATCCTTACAAGAGCAAACCGGTGGCCGGCGGGCATCTTAAGGCCACCAGCTATCTCAATCATTCCACTGCCGGGCAGAACAAGATCAACGGTCTCTGTACGCCATGCCATGACCCGCACGGTACCAGCCCAACGCTTGGCAGCAAGCAGGCTTATGCCGTGCCGATGCTCAAAGGGACCTGGATGACTACTCCCTACCGGGAAGATGCCGCCAATCCGGCTACCGGAGGCACCGCCAGCGCCTACGCCGACATTCGCCAGATTGTGACCGAAGATGACAGCAAGTTTGCCGGGCTCTGCCTGCGCTGTCACTACAAGAATAACCTGACTAACGGCACCGACCACACCTGGAAGAGCCCCGACCGGGTCCACGAGTCGGTTAAAGGGTGGAAGACCGCCAACGGCACCATCCAGCATACCTTTACCTGCTCCAAGTGCCATGCGCCTCATACCAGCGAACTGCCGCGGCTCATGGTAACCAACTGTCTGGACTTCAATCATCAGGGGCGCAAGCAGTCCGGCGGACAGGCCGGTTCGGGAAGTTGTACCGGCTGCAACGAGTATAGCGGCAACAACGGCGCCGGCTACGGCGGGGGCAGCTTCCCGCTGGGCGGCGGTGAAGGCGGGGCCTCCGCCAGTTACCAGGTCAATTGCCACCCGACCGGTGTCTGGCCGGACAATACCTGGAACAATAAAACGCAATGGTAA
- a CDS encoding hemerythrin domain-containing protein, translated as MKTDITQALVNEHRHILQVITLLEQTAPTTVAGLNVDWQFYLDCIDFIRSYADRFHHAKEEDVLFAALVKNGMPRDNSPVAAMLMEHDQGRSYIREMETAVLEAKDGIPGREAVIAEKALAYAALLRDHIAKEDDILYPLAELVIPETMREEIVQGYQRAEALSDAIVGQRYWKLIESCELE; from the coding sequence ATGAAGACAGACATTACCCAAGCTCTGGTAAATGAGCATAGGCATATTCTGCAGGTAATCACTCTGTTGGAGCAGACTGCCCCGACGACGGTAGCTGGTTTGAATGTCGATTGGCAGTTTTATCTGGACTGCATCGACTTTATCCGTAGCTATGCAGACCGGTTCCATCATGCCAAAGAAGAGGATGTGCTGTTTGCCGCCCTGGTCAAGAATGGCATGCCTCGTGACAACAGTCCGGTGGCAGCTATGCTGATGGAGCATGACCAAGGGCGCAGTTATATCCGTGAGATGGAAACGGCTGTTCTTGAGGCCAAAGACGGTATCCCTGGGCGTGAGGCGGTCATTGCCGAAAAGGCCCTGGCTTATGCGGCACTGTTGCGGGATCATATTGCCAAGGAGGATGATATCCTCTATCCATTGGCGGAACTGGTGATCCCGGAAACCATGCGGGAAGAAATCGTGCAGGGCTATCAGCGAGCCGAGGCCTTGAGTGACGCGATTGTCGGTCAGCGCTACTGGAAACTGATTGAATCCTGTGAGCTGGAATAG
- a CDS encoding serine hydrolase, translating into MFLRVLYNASYLNKEMSERALEYLAVEEFPFGIASGIPVGVTVAGKFGEKESGPNLQVKSLHDYGIVYHAKQPYLICIMTEGDNFYNLAPIIHEISRTVYEEVENQTRSQ; encoded by the coding sequence ATATTCCTTCGGGTTCTCTATAATGCCTCCTATTTGAATAAGGAAATGTCTGAGAGAGCCCTGGAATATCTTGCTGTTGAGGAGTTCCCGTTCGGAATTGCTTCAGGCATCCCAGTCGGCGTAACTGTTGCCGGCAAGTTTGGCGAGAAAGAGTCGGGTCCGAACCTGCAGGTAAAATCTCTTCATGATTACGGCATTGTTTATCATGCAAAGCAGCCGTATCTCATCTGCATCATGACCGAAGGCGATAATTTTTATAATCTCGCGCCGATAATTCATGAAATCTCCAGAACTGTTTACGAAGAGGTAGAGAATCAGACCCGCAGTCAATGA